ACTGAAGGTCTGTATTTTCCATGTATCAAAGATGGCATTTTTGAGGGATTTCTTAGTTGTCTGTCCTCCGGTGCAGGCATAACAATGTTTCCAAAGACACAGGAATGAACCACATCTGGGGACAGTGAGTGGCTGGCCCCCGGTTCTTACCCAGTGCCTCTGGGACAAGCTGTCCCTGAGCCCACACACTTTACCTGTGAACATGAGAGGCGTGATGGTGGCAAAGGCAAAGACCATCATCCCCAGGATGTTGAAGGCCAGGCCGATCTCAGCCACCCAGGCATCGGCCAGGCAGTGCTGCAGGAGCTTCAGGACCAGCAGGCTGGTGAGGTAGGGGAGATGCTGAGCTGCAGAACCATAGCCGATTAGTTTGGAGTCCCAGCAGAGGGGTGTGCTCAGTTCATACAGGGTCAAGATGTCCTGGGCCCCAAAGTGCACAGTGATCACCACGAAGATGGCCAGTGAGTACAGGGCTAAATGCTTCCTGGACTTCTCTGGGGCTGGAGCCACATAGAGCTGGACAATGGATCGGTGGTGACGGAAGGTGAAGAGCCGGGTGGACTTTGGCTCCTTTAAGGTCTCACCAAAGCAGAAAGCTGCATAGAGTGTCATGGCTATCAGCAAGGCTAAGGCCAGCCAGAAGGGGTTGGCATAACCCTGGGCCCGGAGCCAGTGGCCCCCGAGGAGGCTTGCCAGCATCCCAGCCACCCCGATGCTGGCTTCCAGCAGGGCCATCCGGAAGGTGCGGCTGCGGCTGGAGCTGACATCTGCCACGGACGCAAAGCTAGCCGCCAGAAGGCCACCGAAGTCGCCGAGGAGGGCACAAAGGATGCGACCCAACACGAAGTAGCCGACGTGGAGCTGTAGCTGCACCACAAAGACGGACACTAGGGCCTGGAGCAGCAGGCCCAGCGAGGCCAGCACTAGCAGCGGGCGGCGGCCCACACCGTCGCTCCAAGCTCCCAGCAGGGTGGACGAGAAGAGCCCCACCAGGAAGCCGCCCACGTTCATGTAGAGGGTCCAGTGGGAAGTAAGGGTCTCCACTTCCTGTAGGGGCACAATGACCAGGGTGCGGTTCCTCACTCTGGGTTGCCCAATCCCCAAATCCTCGCCATCCCGGGAGCTACAGGGATGAGGACTTTCTTTGGAGCCCTAAACCTCAGAGAATCTTAGCACAACTTTCAGAATCTGCCAGTGAAGAGGGGGAAGGACATGGACCAAGGCCccattccctttcctttcccccgCTTTTGTTAACCTGCAAGGCCAGGCTTTAGCTCAACTTTTCGCATTCCCCACGCTGAGGTTCTGGGTCAGGCCGCTTTGCTCTGATCCCGCCCACCATCCAAAATGCACCCTCCCTCCAGTTACCCGCTACTACCATTATGCAGGCCCCACCCCTCCGCTGCCGCCACGCTCCAGCCCAGGGCCTTCTCCCTGCCAGGCTCCTCGCCGCCCCGCTACCTGCATGGTGGGGTCCGCGCTGCGGTTGCTGCAGCCCCCCCTTTGGCGGGTGCCATTGTAGCCGAGGTCGGCACTGAAGCGGTGCCACAGATACTGCGTGGTGAGCGGGCCCTGCAGGACCAAGGCAAAGTTGGCCAGGAAGACCAGCGGCTCTACCGGGCCCCGGCACAGCACAGCAGCCGCGGGACGGGCGCGGGGCTTGTCCGGGGGACTCGCGCTCCCCTCCATGTGTGTGCGCAGCGGGGCTGTCGCCAGGCGGCCGGCGGGGCGCGCGCGCGACTGGCTG
The Papio anubis isolate 15944 chromosome 17, Panubis1.0, whole genome shotgun sequence genome window above contains:
- the SLC46A1 gene encoding proton-coupled folate transporter isoform X3, with the translated sequence MEGSASPPDKPRARPAAAVLCRGPVEPLVFLANFALVLQGPLTTQYLWHRFSADLGYNGTRQRGGCSNRSADPTMQEVETLTSHWTLYMNVGGFLVGLFSSTLLGAWSDGVGRRPLLVLASLGLLLQALVSVFVVQLQLHVGYFVLGRILCALLGDFGGLLAASFASVADVSSSRSRTFRMALLEASIGVAGMLASLLGGHWLRAQGYANPFWLALALLIAMTLYAAFCFGETLKEPKSTRLFTFRHHRSIVQLYVAPAPEKSRKHLALYSLAIFVVITVHFGAQDILTLYELSTPLCWDSKLIGYGSAAQHLPYLTSLLVLKLLQHCLADAWVAEIGLAFNILGMMVFAFATITPLMFTGCWKRLFLTLSSSSFPRAPDLPGPEDRGQEEQSEHRTTEGLQLEPSPQQHQQLLCKGSALFGRGGQDRPRHHPIHS
- the SLC46A1 gene encoding proton-coupled folate transporter isoform X1 → MEGSASPPDKPRARPAAAVLCRGPVEPLVFLANFALVLQGPLTTQYLWHRFSADLGYNGTRQRGGCSNRSADPTMQEVETLTSHWTLYMNVGGFLVGLFSSTLLGAWSDGVGRRPLLVLASLGLLLQALVSVFVVQLQLHVGYFVLGRILCALLGDFGGLLAASFASVADVSSSRSRTFRMALLEASIGVAGMLASLLGGHWLRAQGYANPFWLALALLIAMTLYAAFCFGETLKEPKSTRLFTFRHHRSIVQLYVAPAPEKSRKHLALYSLAIFVVITVHFGAQDILTLYELSTPLCWDSKLIGYGSAAQHLPYLTSLLVLKLLQHCLADAWVAEIGLAFNILGMMVFAFATITPLMFTGYGLLFLSLVITPVIRAKLSKLVRETEQGCWKRLFLTLSSSSFPRAPDLPGPEDRGQEEQSEHRTTEGLQLEPSPQQHQQLLCKGSALFGRGGQDRPRHHPIHS
- the SLC46A1 gene encoding proton-coupled folate transporter isoform X2; translation: MEGSASPPDKPRARPAAAVLCRGPVEPLVFLANFALVLQGPLTTQYLWHRFSADLGYNGTRQRGGCSNRSADPTMQEVETLTSHWTLYMNVGGFLVGLFSSTLLGAWSDGVGRRPLLVLASLGLLLQALVSVFVVQLQLHVGYFVLGRILCALLGDFGGLLAASFASVADVSSSRSRTFRMALLEASIGVAGMLASLLGGHWLRAQGYANPFWLALALLIAMTLYAAFCFGETLKEPKSTRLFTFRHHRSIVQLYVAPAPEKSRKHLALYSLAIFVVITVHFGAQDILTLYELSTPLCWDSKLIGYGSAAQHLPYLTSLLVLKLLQHCLADAWVAEIGLAFNILGMMVFAFATITPLMFTGYGLLFLSLVITPVIRAKLSKLVRETEQGALFSAVACVNNLAMLTASGIFNSLYPATLNFMKGFPFLLGAGLLLIPAVLIGMLEKAVPHPEFQQFPQSP